The Rhodococcus rhodochrous DNA window GGGTTCAGGATGCCTTTCGGGTCCCAAATCGTGCGGAAGGCGCGGAATGCGCTCATCATCCGCGGGGAGTACATCACCGGCAGCAGTTCCGAGCGGGCACGGCCGTCGCCGTGTTCTCCGGAGAGCGATCCGCCGTGACGGACCACCAGATGTGCGGCCTCGAAGGTGAACTCGCGGAAGACCTGCCGGCCCTCCTCGGTGCGCAGGTCGTAGGTGATGCGGATGTGCATGCAGCCGGCGCCGAAGTGCCCGTACATCACGCCCTGCAGACCGTGCCGGTCGAGCAGTGCGCGAAAGTCCCGCAGGTAATCGGCGAGGTTCTCCGGCGCGACGGCGGAATCCTCCCAGCCCGGCCAGGATTCGCCGCCGGATGCCAGGCGGGACGAGAGTCCGGCGCCGTCCTCGCGCACCCGCCACAGGGAAGCGCGCTCGGTGGTGTCGGCCGCGATGCGGCCGTCGACGAGACGGCCGTTCCGGCGAAGTTTGTCGAGCAGTGCGTCGGCAGCGGTGGCCACCGAGTCCGGGTCGTTACCGTCCAAGTCGACGTAGAGCCACGCGTTTCCCGCGGGCAGGCCGAGGACGGAGTTCTCGCCCCGGCGGAACCGCATGGTCTCGACGATCGCCGCGTCGACACCCTCGACCGCCGCAGGGGAGAATTCCAGGATGGTTCCGATGTCGCGGGCCGCGTCGACCACGTCGTCGTAGCCGAGGCAGACCAGCAACGCGCTGGACGGGCGGGGAACCAGCTTGACGCGGGCCCCGACGATCACCGCGCACGTTCCCTCGGATCCGACGATCGCACGGGCGACGTCGAACCGCTTCTCCGGCAACAGATTGTCGAGGTGGTAGCCCGAGACCTGCCGTTGGATCCTCCCGAGTTCGGTGCGGAACTCGAACAGGTGCTCCGCCGCCAGCGCGGTGAGCTCGGCGTCGAGCTGTTCCGCGCGAGCCGCAGCGGCCGCGTCGTCGGGATCGGTGGCACGTAGGCCTCGCTGCGCAGCGGTGAGCCGGAACCCGTCGGCGGTGACGAGGTCGATCTCGTGGACGTGATCGGACATGCGGCCGTAGCGCACCGAGTGGTTTCCGCAGGCGTCGTTGCCCAGCGCACCACCGACCGTGGCCCGGTTCTTCGACGAGGGATCGGGGGCGAAGGTCACCCGGCCCGAGGACGCGTCCTCGGCCACCCGTGTGAGGGTCGCGAGCACGACGCCCGGTTCGACGTCGGCGACACCGGACGTCTCGTCGATGGCGAGGATGCGGTTCATGTGCCGGGAGAAGTCGACGACGACACCGGGGCCGACGGCGTTACCCGCCATCGACGTCCCGCCCCCTCTGCTGACCAGCGGGATCCCGGTGTCGCCGCAGGCACTCACCACCGCCACGACGTCGTCCACCGACCGAGGAAAGACCACGGCCGCCGGTGGCACCCGGTAGTTGGAGGCGTCGTAGGAGTACTCGGCCCGTCGACGCCGGGAGGTATCGATCGGGATGCCCAGCGCCTGGAGCCTGTCGGTGAGGAGCCGGATCCGGACGTCCTCGTCCGTGGAGGAGACGCTGGGGCGCTGTCCTATGGTGAGATGGTCGTCATTCATCGCGTGCGCCGCGTCGGGAACGGAGACCGCAGAGAATATGGGCGCGTCGGTTCAAGGAACACCATCGGCCACCTCCCAGTTTGTAGGATTGTCGACAATACTGCCACGCACGGAGCGTACAAAGCGGAGACGGTGAACGCAACGCAGGCCGGGCCGGCGTTCTCACCGGCGGCGGAGGATGTTCGCACCCTCACTCGGTCTGATCGCCCCGTGACGTCTGCCGCCTGCACCCCGAGTCTGTGTAGGGTGCAGACGGCAGTCTTCCGTATCGACGTCGGTCGGTAGCTGTGACGCGGCCGTGAATGCCGACTGCGTGCGGTCGAGTTACGCCGTACGGGCGCGACGATCGTCGACGCTGTCGGTGTGGCGGAGGCACTGATGCGTGTCTACACCAGCCGAGTCACGCCGATGGTGTGATCGGTGGTGAACTCCTCGATCGCCCACTCGCCGTTGAATCGTCCGAGACCGGAGTTGCGTTCGCCACCGAATGCCACGTGCGCCTCGTCCTGAACGGTCATCTCGTTGATGAACGTCATGCCTGCCTCGACCCGATGCGCGAATTGCAGTCCGCGGTCGATGTTCTGCGTGAAGACCGCGCTGGACAGACCGAATTCGTGGTCGTTGGCCAGTTCGAGGGCGTGTGCTTCGTCATCGGCGCGCAGGACCGCGACCATCGGGCCGAAGATCTCCTCGCGGGCGATCTCCATGTCGGGCGTGACGTCGACGAACACGTGCGGAGGCACGACCCGGCCGTCGATCTCCCCACCGAGCGCAACGCGTGCTCCGGCGTTCCGGGCCTGCTCGATCTTCTCCTCGAGGCCCTTCAACTGCGAATCGTTGACGACGGGCCCGACCAAAGTGCCGTCTGCGGAGGGATCGCCGTAGGGCACGGCCTGCGCGGCTCGGGTGAACCGTTCGACGAAATCGTCGTACACCGGCGCCTGCACGATGATGCGGTTCACAGCCATGCAGATCTGTCCGGAATGCAGGAACGACCCGGTCACCGCTGCCTCGACGGCCGCGTCGAGGTCGGCGTCGTCGAGGACCACGAGGGGTGCGTTGCCGCCCAATTCGAGTGCCACCTTCTTGAGGTGCTCACCACCGGTGGCGACCGCACCGACCTGCTTGCCGACCGGTGTCGAGCCGGTGAAGGAGATCAACCGCGGGACGGGATGCTCGACGAAAGCGTCGCCGATCTCCGAACCGGAGCCGATCACGACCGACAACACCCCCGCCGGTAGGCCTGCTTCCTCGAAGATCCGAGCGATCAACAGACCGCCGGTCACCGGAGTGTCCGAGGCCGGCTTGATCACCACGGCATTGCCCAACGCCAACGCCGGTGCCACCGATCGCTGCGACAGGTGCAGCGGGAAATTCCACGGGCTGATCACCCCGACCACTCCGATGGGCTTGCGGTACACCCGCATCTCACGGTTCGGGGTGTTCGAATCGAAGATCGATCCGTGGACCCGGGACGGGAACGATGCCGCCTCCTGAGTGATGCCGATGGCCAGGGAGACTTCGGTATCGGCCTTGATCCGCGTCGAGCCGGACTCGGCGACCAGCCAGTCGATGATCTCGGCTCGTCGTTGCTCGAGAATCTGCGCGGCGCGACGCAGGACCGCGGCGCGGTCGGCGGGACCGGTCGTGGCCCACTCGACCTGTGCTGCCCGGGCGGAGGTGTAGGCGGCGTCGACGTCCTCGGCGGAGGCGAGGCGGATCGTGGCGACCACGCTGTCGTCGAACGGATTGGTGTCGGTCAGGACGCGGTCGGAGCGTCCCTCGCGCCACTGCCCATCGATGAACTGGGAGGCGACCGGTTTCCCGGCGAACGTGGCGGTGGAACCGAGATCTGTTGCTGTCATGGAGAACTCCTCGACGGTAGGTAGGTCAGGGAAAAGCGACGACGGGCTCGAAGGTCGATGCGTTTACCGAATCGCCGAATGTGGTGTTGATCTGCTCGAATAAATAGGCTCCACCTGCCGGTCTGGATGCCGCAGTCCGCACGACGTCCTCGTCTCCGAGAACTGCCGACAGCGGCGTCGGGTAACACTCGTTGCAGACGATCGCATCTGTGTGGCATACCCCGCCGGCCACCAATCGAACCCGGAGCTTGCGCCTCGTCGGCACCGGCGACGCAGGAGATGGCGCACGGCTCGCGAAGCTGTGCACCGTCTCCGGCGCTCGAGAGGGATGCCTATGAATCGAACCGGCGATCGTCGAATCTGGCGGCGTGCCCGGCGATGTGAGCGTGCAGTCGCGCGACCGCCGGGGACGGCGTCCGCGTACCGGTCGTCAGTCCGATGGTGCGATTCGCGATTCCGGCGACCGGCATGGTGGCGATTCCGGGGACAGGCGTTTCGGAGCGAGGTAGCAGTGCAACCCCGAGGCCCTGGGCGACCAGTGCCCGGATCGTTTCGAACTCACTGATCTCGAACGCGATGTACGGTTCGAATCCTGCTTCGCCGCACACAGTTTCGAGCTCTCTGCGGATGTGGTAGTCGGGCGGGCTCGCGATGAAGTGGTCGTCCGCGAGCTCGCGCAGGTCGAGGCAGGCACGGCCGGCGAGTCGATGGCTGCTCGGGAGGTGGAGCAACAGTCGCTGCTGGGCCAGCACGGTGACCGGTAGATCCTCCGGCGGAGGAATGATGACGGCGAGATCGAGCCGGCCGTCCCGAACCATGTCGGCGAGCGCTTCGCCGTGCGCCTGGACCAGGTGCAACCGGACGCCGGGGGCGAGACGGTGGAACTCGGCCAGTAGCGACGGGATGCTCACCGGCCCGAGGGTGAGCGGGAATCCGAAACGGACGACGCCGTGGTCGGGATCGGCGTGCTCACGCAGCGTGGTGATCGCAACGTCGAGTTCCCGGATCAGATGCCGGGTGCGTTCGTGCAACTCCCGTCCGGCCGTCGTCAATACGACCCCTCGCCCGGACTGCTGGAACAACGCCACACCCACTGCCTTCTCGAGTGCCCGGAGTCGGCGACTGACCGAGGACTGGGGAACGTCGAGCAGATCCGCGGCGCGTGTGATGTGACCTTCGCGCGCCGCGGCGTCGAAGGCGACGAGCAGCGGGGCAATCGTTGCGGTCTCGGGCGTCACGTACCAATCCACATCTGCATGGTAATACCTGCGATATCTCATTGGACGGATGAATGGGGAAGGGGCACGCTGAAGATCGACAACGGCGAAAGCAGGAGAATGATGGTGAATCGGAAGCACTCTGCCGACGGGCCACAGCACGACGACCACGAGTACGACGCCGTCCTGATCGGCGGCGGCATCATGTCGGCGACACTGGGTGCACTGCTGACACGGCTCGAACCCGATCGGTCGGTCCTCGTCCTGGAACGACTCGACGAGGTCGCGGCCGAGAGCAGCGCCCCATGGAACAACGCCGGCACCGGCCACGCGGGCCTGTGCGAACTGAACTACATGCCCGATCCCACGGATTCGACCCGGGCCGAGGAGATCGGACGACAGTTCCGGATCTCACGGCAGTTCTGGGAGTCCCTCGACGAGCCGGATGAGACGACATTCGTGAACGCGACATCGCACATGAACGTCGTCTTCGGTGAGCGTGATGTGAACTATCTACGTCGGCGGCACGCCACGCTGCAACGCTCTCCACTGTTCTCCGCCATGGAGTACAGCGAGGACCCCGACACGATCGCCCGATGGGCACCGCTGGTGATGACCGGTCGCTCGGGGTCCGAGCCGATCGCGGCCACGCGCTACGAGGCAGGCACCGACGTCGACTTCGGTGCCCTGACACACCGATTGCTGGTGGACGCACGCGATCGTGGCGCCGAGATTCGTACAGGGCACGAGGTCACGCGACTGCGCCGCGCCGCCGACGGGCGGTGGACGGTCTCCGGACGTACCAGGACGGGACGGTTCTCGGTCAGGTCCCGGTTCGTGTTCGTCGGCGCAGGCGGGTACGCCCTGAAACTGTTGCAGAAGGCCCGGATCCCGGAGGTGCGAGGTTTCGCGGTCTTTCCCATCGGCGCGCAGTTCCTGCGCACCGGCGATCCCGACGTGGTGTCCCAGCATGCGGCGAAGGTCTACAGCCAGGCCGACGTGGGCGCACCACCGATGTCGGTGCCGCATCTCGACAAGCGGATCGTCGACGGATGCGAGTGGCTGATGTTCGGCCCGTACGCCACGTTCAGCACCAGGTTGCTCGAACACGGCCGGCTCACCGATCTGTTCACCACGCTGCGCCTGCACAACATCGCCCCGTTGGTGGCGGTGGGCCTGCAGAATCTGTCGCTGGTGCGCTATCTTGTCGGCCAACTGCTCGCGTCCCCGACGCGGAAGTTCCGGCAGTTGCAGCGATTCTGTCCCGAGGCACGGGAGTCCGACTGGGAGTTGATCGACGCGGGTCAGCGGGCCCAGCTCGTCAAGCCCGATCGTCGTAGGATCGGGGTTCTGGCCTTCGGCACGGAGGTCGTGGCGAGCGCGGACGGCAGCATCGCCGGGTTGCTCGGGGCGTCGCCCGGCGCCTCGATCGCTCCGTCGGCGATGGTCGAGCTGCTGAGCACGTGTTTCCCGGATGATGCGGCGCGATGGCGGCCGGTGCTCGAACGGATGATGCCCGACCTGTCTCGGATGACCGAAATGACCTCGCGCGCCGAACCGGGCCCCGCCTGCACTACAGCAGCGGCGAGAAACGGTTCGGCGCGCAAGGATCCGAACTCCTCGTAGGGCTTACGCTCAGACGGTCTGCAGGAACGGGTAGTCGGTGTACCCCTCGGCTCCGGACGCGTAGAACAGCTCCGGACGCGGTGCGTTCTCCGGCTGCCCGTCCCGCCAGCGCTCGGCCAGGTCGGGATTGGCGATCAGTGCGCGGCCGACGGCCACGGCGTCGGCGTGCGAATCCTCGATCAGCTGCACGGCCTCGTCGCGCGTGGTCGGCGAACCGAAGCCACTGTTGGCGATCACCTTGCCGCCGAAACGCTTCCGGAGTTCCTGCACGAGATCGCCGGTCGGCTCCTTGTGGAGGACGGACAGATAGGCCAGACCGAGGGGCTGCAGGGCCTCGACCAGAGCACCGTAGGCGGCACGCACATCGTCGCGATCGGTCTCGACGGCGTCCTGGATGTTGTGTTCGGGGGAGATCCGCAGTCCGACGCGCCCGGCGCCGACCGCTTCCGACACGGCCTTCACGACCTCGACGACGAGACGGATCCGGTTCTCCACCGAACCGCCGTACTCGTCGTCCCGCACGTTCGATGCGGGGGAGAGGAATTCGTGCAACAGATATCCGTTGGCGCTGTGGACCTCGACACCGTCGAGTCCGGCGTCGATCGCACGGCGGGCCGAGGCGACGAAGTCGTCGATGACGGACGGAATCTCGTCGGTGGTCAGTGCGTGGGGCACGGGGTAGGGCTGCTTGCCCTGCTCGGTGTGCACCTGGCCGTCGATCGCGATGGCGCTCGGCCCGACGACGCGTCGGCCGCCGTTGACGTCGGGATGCGTGACGCGGCCGCCGTGCATCAACTGCACCACGATGCGTCCGTCGCGCTCGTGCACGGCATCCGCGACGCGACGCCAGCCGGCGACCTGCTCGTCGGTGACGATGCCGGGCTGACCGACGAAGGCCTGCGATTCGAAGTTCACATAGGTTCCCTCGGCGATGATCAGGCCGACACTCGCCCGCTGACGGTAGTGCTCGACGATCAGATCTCCGGGTACACCGGCGGAACCACCACGCAGGCGGGTCAGCGGGGCCATGACGATGCGGTTCGCGAGTTCGAGGTCTCCGAGGGCTACAGGTGTGAACAGATCCATGGGTGGCGCAACCACCCCCACCCCCGACGGCATTCCGATGCCCGGCCGATTGTGGGATGGGTCATAGCGCCGGATGGTGGTCATTCCGAGTGTTCGACGGCGGTGACCAGCCGATTCGACCAGTTCTCCAGGTACTCGACGAACTCCGGTGGCGACGCGCCGAGCAGCCGCCCACCGGACATGCCCACGGCGAAGACCGCCCAGTCCATGCTGTCGGCGTCCACCTCGATCCGGCAGCGCTCGGAGTCGATCGCGATCACCTCGGTCCACTGACCGATCCGACGCCGCACCTCGTGCGCCGACGCCTCCAGTTCCGCGCTGACCTTCACCTGGGAACGGCTCCGGATGCCGCGTTCGACGAAGGTCGCGGCGTCACCCCCGGGCAGCTCGCGTTGCCGGAATCGCATCCCGGTGGCGGCGGTCTCGGCCATGCGGTCGAGCCGGAAGCTGCGCCAGTCGCCGCGGTCGAGGTCGTAGCCGACGAGATACCAGCGTCGTCCGAGGGAGACGAGTTGCCGGGGTTCGACGCGCCGGCTCGTCGCGGTGCCATCGGCCGCGGTGTACTCGAAGACGATGCGTTCGTCGTCGCGGCAGGCCCGCGCGACGGTGACGAGTTGCTGCGAATCGGTCGCGCGGGTCGCCCAGGGGATGTCGGC harbors:
- a CDS encoding FAD-binding and (Fe-S)-binding domain-containing protein, encoding MNDDHLTIGQRPSVSSTDEDVRIRLLTDRLQALGIPIDTSRRRRAEYSYDASNYRVPPAAVVFPRSVDDVVAVVSACGDTGIPLVSRGGGTSMAGNAVGPGVVVDFSRHMNRILAIDETSGVADVEPGVVLATLTRVAEDASSGRVTFAPDPSSKNRATVGGALGNDACGNHSVRYGRMSDHVHEIDLVTADGFRLTAAQRGLRATDPDDAAAAARAEQLDAELTALAAEHLFEFRTELGRIQRQVSGYHLDNLLPEKRFDVARAIVGSEGTCAVIVGARVKLVPRPSSALLVCLGYDDVVDAARDIGTILEFSPAAVEGVDAAIVETMRFRRGENSVLGLPAGNAWLYVDLDGNDPDSVATAADALLDKLRRNGRLVDGRIAADTTERASLWRVREDGAGLSSRLASGGESWPGWEDSAVAPENLADYLRDFRALLDRHGLQGVMYGHFGAGCMHIRITYDLRTEEGRQVFREFTFEAAHLVVRHGGSLSGEHGDGRARSELLPVMYSPRMMSAFRAFRTIWDPKGILNPGSLTDPARIDADLALAGVPERTWRTHYDLHPIEAVRPDGARPQHTPDPWIHAVQGCIGVGRCRSDSGGVMCPSYRATRDEKDSTRGRARVLQEMVRGARTLEQGWKSEEVREALDLCLSCKACSTDCPAGVDMATYKSEFFSHYYDGTRRPVSHYSLGWLPRWLRVTGLAAPLVNAVLRTSLAKRAAALGGISPDRVLPPFAPRRAWKKAVSDALSGRSGSTPVVLFVDTFTRGLRPEVAGAAARVLASADQQVSCSADACCGLTWISTGQLDTAKKKLSHAARTLDDGTDRPIVVVEPSCAAALRKDLPELVPTEAARRVAARVHSFASYVDTLVRNGWTPAPVPPLPNEMVLQTHCHEYSVFGAGSHRRILTAAGVDDVRDAVGCCGVAGNFGFEKQHHDISMKVAETSLAPALRAAGDDSAVVTDGFSCAMQVAQIGLSAPGQHLAELLDPGPRMSMNNTISEEESA
- a CDS encoding aldehyde dehydrogenase family protein, which gives rise to MTATDLGSTATFAGKPVASQFIDGQWREGRSDRVLTDTNPFDDSVVATIRLASAEDVDAAYTSARAAQVEWATTGPADRAAVLRRAAQILEQRRAEIIDWLVAESGSTRIKADTEVSLAIGITQEAASFPSRVHGSIFDSNTPNREMRVYRKPIGVVGVISPWNFPLHLSQRSVAPALALGNAVVIKPASDTPVTGGLLIARIFEEAGLPAGVLSVVIGSGSEIGDAFVEHPVPRLISFTGSTPVGKQVGAVATGGEHLKKVALELGGNAPLVVLDDADLDAAVEAAVTGSFLHSGQICMAVNRIIVQAPVYDDFVERFTRAAQAVPYGDPSADGTLVGPVVNDSQLKGLEEKIEQARNAGARVALGGEIDGRVVPPHVFVDVTPDMEIAREEIFGPMVAVLRADDEAHALELANDHEFGLSSAVFTQNIDRGLQFAHRVEAGMTFINEMTVQDEAHVAFGGERNSGLGRFNGEWAIEEFTTDHTIGVTRLV
- a CDS encoding LysR family transcriptional regulator, with the translated sequence MDWYVTPETATIAPLLVAFDAAAREGHITRAADLLDVPQSSVSRRLRALEKAVGVALFQQSGRGVVLTTAGRELHERTRHLIRELDVAITTLREHADPDHGVVRFGFPLTLGPVSIPSLLAEFHRLAPGVRLHLVQAHGEALADMVRDGRLDLAVIIPPPEDLPVTVLAQQRLLLHLPSSHRLAGRACLDLRELADDHFIASPPDYHIRRELETVCGEAGFEPYIAFEISEFETIRALVAQGLGVALLPRSETPVPGIATMPVAGIANRTIGLTTGTRTPSPAVARLHAHIAGHAARFDDRRFDS
- the mqo gene encoding malate dehydrogenase (quinone), which encodes MMVNRKHSADGPQHDDHEYDAVLIGGGIMSATLGALLTRLEPDRSVLVLERLDEVAAESSAPWNNAGTGHAGLCELNYMPDPTDSTRAEEIGRQFRISRQFWESLDEPDETTFVNATSHMNVVFGERDVNYLRRRHATLQRSPLFSAMEYSEDPDTIARWAPLVMTGRSGSEPIAATRYEAGTDVDFGALTHRLLVDARDRGAEIRTGHEVTRLRRAADGRWTVSGRTRTGRFSVRSRFVFVGAGGYALKLLQKARIPEVRGFAVFPIGAQFLRTGDPDVVSQHAAKVYSQADVGAPPMSVPHLDKRIVDGCEWLMFGPYATFSTRLLEHGRLTDLFTTLRLHNIAPLVAVGLQNLSLVRYLVGQLLASPTRKFRQLQRFCPEARESDWELIDAGQRAQLVKPDRRRIGVLAFGTEVVASADGSIAGLLGASPGASIAPSAMVELLSTCFPDDAARWRPVLERMMPDLSRMTEMTSRAEPGPACTTAAARNGSARKDPNSS
- a CDS encoding alkene reductase, with translation MDLFTPVALGDLELANRIVMAPLTRLRGGSAGVPGDLIVEHYRQRASVGLIIAEGTYVNFESQAFVGQPGIVTDEQVAGWRRVADAVHERDGRIVVQLMHGGRVTHPDVNGGRRVVGPSAIAIDGQVHTEQGKQPYPVPHALTTDEIPSVIDDFVASARRAIDAGLDGVEVHSANGYLLHEFLSPASNVRDDEYGGSVENRIRLVVEVVKAVSEAVGAGRVGLRISPEHNIQDAVETDRDDVRAAYGALVEALQPLGLAYLSVLHKEPTGDLVQELRKRFGGKVIANSGFGSPTTRDEAVQLIEDSHADAVAVGRALIANPDLAERWRDGQPENAPRPELFYASGAEGYTDYPFLQTV
- a CDS encoding helix-turn-helix transcriptional regulator → MSDTSSRTLRLLSLLQTHRYWLGAELADRMGVSLRTLRRDIERLRDLGYPVRSDRGVGGGYQLAPGASLPPLALDDDEAVALAVGLLTAAQTSITGIAEISVRALAKVIQVMPPRLRRQVEALDAATVSADIPWATRATDSQQLVTVARACRDDERIVFEYTAADGTATSRRVEPRQLVSLGRRWYLVGYDLDRGDWRSFRLDRMAETAATGMRFRQRELPGGDAATFVERGIRSRSQVKVSAELEASAHEVRRRIGQWTEVIAIDSERCRIEVDADSMDWAVFAVGMSGGRLLGASPPEFVEYLENWSNRLVTAVEHSE